Genomic segment of Streptomyces brevispora:
ACGCCCGCCGTGCCGCCGTACTCGTCGATGACGACGGCCATGGCGAGCTTGCCGGAGAGCCGGTCCAGCAACCGGTCCACGGTCAGTGTCTCCGGTACGAGCAGTGGCTCGCGCAGCAGGTCGGCGACCCGCTTACGGGGCCGCAGTTCGGCGGGGATCGCCAGCACGTCCTTGATGTGGGCGACGCCGACGACGGTGTCGAGGCTGCCCCGGTACACGGGGAACCGGGACAGTCCCGTCGCCCGCGTGGCGTTGGCGACGTCCTCCGCGGTGGCCCGTATCTCCAGTGCCGTGACCTGGACCCGCGGGGTCATCACGTTCTCCGCGGTGAGCTCCGACAGATTGAGTGTGCGAACGAAGAGTTCGGCGGTGTCCGCCTCCAGGGCGCCCACCTTGGCGGAGTGCCGGGCCAGCGCCACCAGCTCCTGAGGACTGCGGGCCGACGCCAGCTCCTCGGCGGGTTCGAGCCCGAAACGGCGCACGATCCGGTTGGCCGTGTTGTTGAGGTGGCTGATGAAGGGCCGGAAGAGGGCCGTGAAGGCCCGCTGCGGGGTAGCCACGGTCTTCGCCACCGCGAGCGGCGATGAGATCGCCCAGTTCTTCGGGACGAGCTCGCCGACGACCATCAGGAACACGGTGGACAGCGCCGTACCGATGACGAGGGCCACGGACGACGCCACGCTGGGCGACAGCCCGAGGGCCTCGATCGGTCCGCGGATCAGTTTCGCGATGGAGGATTCGGAGAGCATGCCGACCACCAGATTGGTGACGGTGATGCCCAGCTGGGCCCCGGAGAGCTGGAAGGTGAGGCTGCGTACCGCCTTCATGGCGCTCGCGGCGCCACGTTCCCCCTGCTCCACGGCCCGTTCGAGCTGGCCGCGTTCGACTGTGGTCAGGGAGAACTCCGCTGCGACGAAGGCGCCGCAGGCAAGCGACAGCAGCACCGCCACGAGCAGCAGAAGCACTTCGATCATCGGTTCACCTCCGTCCCATGATCGAGCAGGGACAGGGGGATCGCTCGGTGTCGGCGATATCGGCTACTGGGAGGCTCGCCCATGGGCGGACGCTCACACCTTTCGTCAGGATCGGCAGGGGGAACACCTATGGTAAAGGATCAGCAAAGTCACTCGCAGCTCCACCCGCCGGTACCCCTATTCCCCGGCTATTTCATCAGGCGTACGCGGGCCGCAGGGGCCGGAGCCGTCATCGGCGGCTGCCGCGCGTCACTCGCCCTCGCCTCTGACCCCTCACCCCCGCAGCGGCTTCACCCAGCGCCGCCAGTGGTCCTCGCGGTGGTAGCCGGACGCGGCCCAGGTGTGGTGCGCGCGCTCGTTGGCCTCCAGGACCATGGCATCGGCGCGTCGTCCGCCGAGCGCGGTGAACCGCTGTTCCGCCGCTTCCATCAGCGCGGTGGCGATGCCTTGCCGGCGGCACCCCGGGGCAACGGCCAGTCGGTAGGCGGAGCACCGCCACCCGTCGAAACCGGCGATGACGGTGCCGACCATTACCCCGTCACGCTCCGCGAGGAGCAGGGCTTCCGGGTCGCGTGCGACGAGCCGTCCCACCCCGTCGCGGTCGTCACTGATGCTTGTACCTTCAGCCGCCGTGCGCCAGAACCGCAGCACGGCGTCGATATCGGTGGGGGCGGCGCAACGGATATGGAGATCACTCATCGGCTGAGCCAAGCAGAACGCCGCTCCGCACGGCGAACGAATTCTCCCCGATCAAGGGATCACGGGATCAGGCGATCGGGCGATCCCGTGTCACGAGTGTGCTCCTGCACCGCCTCAGCGCAGATGCACCGGCAGCGACTCGATGCCGTAGACGATCGACAGCTTGCGGAAGGTGAGATCCTGCGGCGGTACCGCGAGCCGCATGCCGGGAAACCGCCGGGTCAGGGCCGGATAGGCCGAGCGCAGTTCCATGCGCGCCAGCTCGGCCCCGATGCAGCGGTGGATGCCATGGCCGAAGGCGAGATGCCCTGCCGGGGTGGTGCGGTGCGGGTCGAAGCGGCCGTCGTCCTGGACGTACGACGGGTCCCGGTTGGCGCCGCTCAGGGAGCAGAGCACCATGTCACCGCGCGGAATGACCACCCCGGCTATCTCGATGTCCTGACGGGCGAACCGGGGGAAGGCGAGCTGCACGGCGGAGAGGTAGCGCAACGCCTCTTCGACGAACGGCACGGTCATGGTGTCGTCCGTACGCAGCCGAGCGAGGACGTCCTCGTTCCGCAGCAGCACGAGGGAGCCGAGCGCGATGGTGCTGGCCGTGGTCTCGAATCCGCCGGTGAGTACGCCGTCGGCGAGGCCCGCGAGTTCCTCGTCGTCGACGCTGTCGCCGTGCTCCCGCACGATCATGCCGAGCAGGCCGTCCCCCGGCTTCGCCCGCTGCGCCCTGACCACCTCCCTGAAGTAGTCCAGGGACGCGGACATCGCGCCGAAGGGCGCGGTCGTTCCGCCGAAGAGGTCGAAGCGGTCCATGGCCAACTGCTGGAAGTCGTCGCGGTCCTCGTACGGCACGCCGAGCAGTTCGCAGATCGTGAGGGAGGGGATGGGCAGCGCGAACGCGTGCACCAGGTCGACCGGGCCCCGCACGGCCTCCATCGCGTCGAGGCGTTCCTCGACGATGGCATCGATCCTGGGAGCCAGACGACGGAGCC
This window contains:
- a CDS encoding hemolysin family protein; its protein translation is MIEVLLLLVAVLLSLACGAFVAAEFSLTTVERGQLERAVEQGERGAASAMKAVRSLTFQLSGAQLGITVTNLVVGMLSESSIAKLIRGPIEALGLSPSVASSVALVIGTALSTVFLMVVGELVPKNWAISSPLAVAKTVATPQRAFTALFRPFISHLNNTANRIVRRFGLEPAEELASARSPQELVALARHSAKVGALEADTAELFVRTLNLSELTAENVMTPRVQVTALEIRATAEDVANATRATGLSRFPVYRGSLDTVVGVAHIKDVLAIPAELRPRKRVADLLREPLLVPETLTVDRLLDRLSGKLAMAVVIDEYGGTAGVVTLEDIVEEVVGEVRDEHDPHETPDLAPAGEDADGRTLWSADGAARTDQLERIGLRVPDGPYETLAGLIASEMGRIPVVGDSVEFAGWRLDVVDASGRRAARALLHAPLPGSDELPEDER
- a CDS encoding GNAT family N-acetyltransferase, which produces MSDLHIRCAAPTDIDAVLRFWRTAAEGTSISDDRDGVGRLVARDPEALLLAERDGVMVGTVIAGFDGWRCSAYRLAVAPGCRRQGIATALMEAAEQRFTALGGRRADAMVLEANERAHHTWAASGYHREDHWRRWVKPLRG
- a CDS encoding cytochrome P450, with amino-acid sequence MECTLSTTIRSRITARFGRSYLARIQKHGIGSSTIRLLPEDLLMLLRRDGLDPVRQLADARVSAPVSRVSLPFGMDAWVVTGYEESKAVLGSAEGFSTDFAHLATNAGINAEQSPGGLGFSDPPVHTRLRRILTPEFTMRRLRRLAPRIDAIVEERLDAMEAVRGPVDLVHAFALPIPSLTICELLGVPYEDRDDFQQLAMDRFDLFGGTTAPFGAMSASLDYFREVVRAQRAKPGDGLLGMIVREHGDSVDDEELAGLADGVLTGGFETTASTIALGSLVLLRNEDVLARLRTDDTMTVPFVEEALRYLSAVQLAFPRFARQDIEIAGVVIPRGDMVLCSLSGANRDPSYVQDDGRFDPHRTTPAGHLAFGHGIHRCIGAELARMELRSAYPALTRRFPGMRLAVPPQDLTFRKLSIVYGIESLPVHLR